The following nucleotide sequence is from Numida meleagris isolate 19003 breed g44 Domestic line unplaced genomic scaffold, NumMel1.0 unplaced_Scaffold244, whole genome shotgun sequence.
ATCAGGAAGCTCTGCCACCACGTGCCAGCCATGGGGGGACACCCAGCCACCCCGTGCTGGGCACCACTCTAGGACAAAGGTTGATTTCCTCAATTCCAGCGTAAAGGCACCACTCAGCACCCGGCCCTGCTTTAATAAGCAGACTTCAGTTCTAGAAACCCTGCTGGGAAGACACTCCGGCTCTTAAAAAACAAagggtatttttatttcacacttGCACAAAAGAAAGCATCCCTCATCAAACAAAGACCCACTTCCCTTGCAGTCTTTGTTCACTGTGTTTCCACATGCAGATGGATGGACAGTGCGTGCATGGAGGAAACACGGGAGGCTGCAGAGATGTGGTTCCTGAGAAACTAGAAAGGGCAAAAGCAGAATGAAGTTCTCCAAGCCGCAAGCATAGcaagcaggctgcaggagaactgcagcaggctgagctTTCACATCAGGTTTATTTGCTTTACCATCCTTTGGGAACGATTGGCTCCGTCGAGGTGAGCCTTTGAAACACAAAACTCCCCCTATCTTCCACAAAATCCGTTCAAGTCTGCGCTCGCTTGCAGCAGGCACGAGTacaaagcagcactgagctaCACCTTCCCTGGGTTCAAGCATCAGGGAACTCACAGCTGCTGAATGCCACATgccccaagcagcagctcagagccacGCGTAGATCAGGGGGTCAAAGCCACAGGGACCCTTCCCACACCCAACAGCACCCTGCTTAATGAGGCTGTCCTCATTAAGACTGGTATTTTGGTATCGGGTCGCTGGaggcagcaaaggagaaagcatttcagtggtttcaattctctttcctcctcctagTGCAAGTTACACAGGTGAAAGCCCGAATGCCTTATCTGCACATTCCTGGCAAAGAATTATCCCTTCTTATCAAGCTCTGCTCTGAAAGATGCCGGTGACAGGCTGCCACTGAACAAAATTGGGATAAATTGCACAGAACTAGTTAGTTTGCCCTGGAAGGACCAAACACAGTGTTAAACTGCAAAACTCAAATCCAAGCCTTTGAGATCCTCGGACCCCAAAGCACACAGCTCGAGTCTCTGGTTTCCCTACACAAAAAGCAGCTAAAGAACTCAGGAGGAAGGCAGGCCTCTCGCTCTGGAAGGGACCTGGTGGCTTGCACATGAACAACACCAAGTGGATTTCAAGGACAGGCCAGCAgtgcagcccagctgcaggtgGCAAAGTACAAAAGAGACCCAGAGCCCTCAAGTCTCTCCTAAAGTCACTCGCAGTCCTTCTGCTTCCATGTGAGAGTTCCTAGTCTTTTCTACAGCTACACATTTCATATTTCACCAGGGAGATCCATCTGCACCATCACCGCCCCCAGAACACCGCAGCAAGGAGCTCAGGGCTTGCTCAGGGCCACGCCGCGCGTGGAGGGGGCTGGCAGAGGCGGGGGGTCAGCCGTGGAGTTGGTGCTGCAGTCAATGTAGTGGTACGTTTCCACAGCGCTCTGCGTCCTGCGGCCCATGTAGGAGAGCTTCACTGACGTCCTGAGAGAAGGGAGAGCAGCTTAGTGGGGACAGGACCAGGGGTAGATCCCTCCATTACGTTCAAACAATCAGCGGGCCTCATGGTCATCTCGTAAGTACCCCTCTAAAGCTGGGGATCCTCTCAGGTTTTCAGCAAATACATCCAAGACCGctcactgcagagagcagcggtgagcagagctgctgagtccaacccccagcacacagcacccaTCGTGTGGAAGCTCCGTTCAGAGCCTTTTGGATCTCCTCCTCCCTATCTCACATTTTACCTGCTTGTGCCATCTGGCCTGGATTAAAGCTGACACAGTGAACCAGGCTGGGGTGCTTGCCAAGCACAGTTCTCTTTGTGTGGTCTAGACTTGCTGTGGCATCAATTCCATTTTGAGTCAGGAGCAGAGCTAAACCTACCTCATGAAGATGACTATATTGTGCACCTTCACCTTGGGAAACGTGcaaaagaaactggaagagatcaaaagagagaaagtggTCAGCACGGGTTAAGCAGCCTAGCAGAAATGACTGCATTTCTTGGAATCTTCTGATGCTGTTTTACCTCTGGTGCTAACTCAGTGTCCCAGGCCCCATCACAACATCCTGACAAAGTGGCCTTTCAAGTCATTTCTAGCAAATGGTTGTTTTCCAGAAACTTAGCAGAAAGCAAGTCATTTCCAGAGCAAGCAATAACTCCAGCAACTCAAACCTACTATGCACAAAGAACAGTAAATCCTTACTACACATAGGAGAAAGGTCCTCCCATCTCCGCCTTCACTGTGAAATTCACCTGTaagacaaaaatacattcaCTTGCAGTTTGATTATTCACTTCAAACCACCCCGCCAGAGTACTTTCTGCATTacactgcatttcagctgagCATTGCCAGGAGACTACTTGCTAAGCAAAGCTTCAAGGTATACACACATAGGCCTCGAGTTAGCTTGAGATACCGCATCAGTTCCACACGTGATTTAGTGATGCTTACAATACACACCACAAGGGCAATTAAAGGCAAATACCAGCTTGTCACTTAGTGGCTGGATGCTGGAGATGTTGGTGATCTGCTGGCTTCCCACCACAGTGTTCATGTACTGCACTTGACTGGTCAGACTGTCCACTGTCACCAAGTAGAAGTTGGAGTTCCTGATCCGTAAAGTGGCCTGGAAGGAGAGCAGGGAGACACAGGTAGCAGTGACCTTCCTGGCAGCTCAGTACGGGATTTATTCCCTCAAGAACAAGGATGTACAAAAACTTTACCGTGATGGCAAGAAGGACAACGGAGTTCTTCCTGTCGAACCAGACTTGAACCACTTTAATGCCACCATCATCCACCAGGACAGAGtgtggaaagaggaagaaaaccacCAGCCCTGAGAtcagaaggcagagcagcaccgACAGCAGGACATAGAGCTTCCTGGAAGAGGCAGGAAACGGGTCACAGCCTTCGCCCTAACACAACATCTGCAACTGCAAGATATCTTGCATCTGAAACCCAAACTAGTCAGCAAAACCAAGCCTATTTGCTCTTCCCTGAAAGAGACACAGAAGTGCTGCTCTAACATTTTTCATATCTGAAATTGCTCAAAACAGCCGCCCTTTACACAGTCCACTTTTTGGTAATGAGTAACCAAACAATCCTTCTTCCCCCCACAGCATTCTCAGAACCTAGTGATTTTGATGTTGGGAAGGCAGTTTCTTTCTAAAAGCTTTTgtaaagagcacaagaacaaaGCATGCGAGTGGGATGATTGTTTCCACGTTCGCCCCTACGGTGGGATTTAACAGGAAATATTCAAAGCGAAAGCTTAAATTGTATTTGTTGGCATACTTTGGTGAAAACAAGCCCtgagatgaaggaaaggctgcagaCTGCATAAAGCACTTAGTTGTGGCAGCCAGTGACAGAAGAGCACTGTCTGTTCTTTGCAGAGGTTTAATTATGCTCCTACTAGGCACTTACGTTCTCTGTGGACGAAGCCGCTGGTCGCTGTAGGGAATCAAAGCCACCAACTCATTTACCtgttctggaaagcagaaggaacGCAGTGACCAACTCCATACGCTTGCAAAACCttttaagtaaataaagaaTGTTCCAGCCCCACGGTTTTTGTGCTAAGGACAAAAGGAGCACTCACCTGTGGGAATGCAGCCAGTGCCTTGGCAAGTGGGGCAGGTGATGCTGTCCTGACCCGTGAATTCAACATATGGAAATTTGGCAATGTCCTCTTTGCGGTCTCTGCTATCGAGTAAGTCatcgtcatcatcatcatcgtcgtcagccttcctcctctgcctcgAGGCAGCGCTGGTAGCGGAGAGGGAAATTGCAGACCCCATTGCAGCTGTGGTGGAAGAGCTGCACAGACTGCAGCAGAGACAGTGGCCATTCAGTGTGTTTGGTGGCAGACAGGGAAACCCCACCTGGAACCACAGGCACGAGGGGAACAACCCCCCCCCNNNNNNNNNNNNNNNNNNNNNNNNNNNNNNNNNNNCACACAGCCCCCCCCTTCCTGACACTCATTACAGACCCCTCACACACAGCCCCTCACTTTCTAAGCCCTCTCTTATCTGAAAACCAGCCACCCTTAGGCGCCCAGCCCCCACCACAGGGGTCCCTTCCCCCCCAGCACCTTGCCCAAAGGACACCCCGTTCAGGAACAGCTTCAGAGAggctcagccccacagagccccccGCCCTCCAAAAGCAGACACGTGTCCACAGCACCCACTCCAGAGAGGGACTCAAACACCCCCCAGAGATACCCCCCCCTCCCAAAACGTTTCCCGGGGAGCCAAACCTTCCTAAatgctcccctcccccccaaaaaaagaagaaaagaaacgaaacaaaaaccaaacccagaGCCCTCCCTCTCAAGGCCTACCCACTGCCAGCCCCCTCAAGGACAAACCCCTTTCACAAACACCCCAGAAAAGCACTACTTTCCCCAAACAAGCCCAAAGGGCCCCGCCCAAAGAGCCCTCAGGAACACGACCACCCCCCGCAGCCTCTCGTCCCAGCGCAGCCCCCCACACCCACCGCAGCCGAATCAACTCAGCGCCGCGCAGCCGCCGTCGCTATGACGACGACGCCGAGCGGCGGAAGGCGGAGCCTCACCCTCGCCCCGCCCCTCCACTTCCGGcgcagggagggaggaagaggcgGTGCCCGCAGACCCCGCCCTCTCGCTGACGCTCCGCCCAATGCGCTTAGGAGGCGGGACTCTGCGTCACCGCCCCACCCTCGGGGTAATGGGCGGGGCTTGAGGAGGGCACCGCCCCCGCGCAGACGAAACGCAGCGCCCCGCCCGGGTGTGCCGCTCCCTCAGTGCGCATGCGCCGCATAGCGTTGGGGCCGTGCGCGCGGCCGCGCCTTTTGGGTGGGGTTGAGGGGGCGTGTCCCGAACTGCGCATGCGCCGCAGCCATGCGGGGGGTCCCGCACGCGGCAGGGGGCGGGGCGTGTCCTGAAGACACGTGTCTATGTGCGCATGCGTTCTGCGCGGAGGGCGCGAGCCTCTTCGCGCACGCGCCGTGCAGAGCGCTGGGGGTGGAGTACGCATGCGCTGTGGGAAACGGGCTTGGGGCGCTGGCATATGGGTCCTAGCAGTATAGAGCCCCCCAGCCTTTGTGTGGGCCCACATCCCAGTATGGAACCACCACCAGTATGGGAGCATCATCCCAGTATGGAGTCACCCATCCCTGTATGAGCCCCCACACTGCTATGAGAGCACTGGAACCACTATGAGGCAATGCAAAACCACGCATGCTTGTGCAAAACACTCCAGGCTGTGTGCGCTCATACAAGGCTGTGCATGCTGATGCAAGGCTGTGCATCCTAGTGCAAGGTCGTGCATGCTTGTGCAGGACTGTGCATGCTCATGCAATGCTCCAGGCATGCTGCAGGGCCATGCAAGCCCTGCACGCTCTGTCCTGCGCTGCAGTCTCACTAGATGTCGCCtcacccagcacagagcagctcctaCATTGCTGTACGCGCACGTGTGCACCCTCTGCTAAAACCCCAAATCCAGGCTTCTCCCCCCACACGCCCCCCAGAGCTCA
It contains:
- the TMEM106C gene encoding transmembrane protein 106C → MGSAISLSATSAASRQRRKADDDDDDDDDLLDSRDRKEDIAKFPYVEFTGQDSITCPTCQGTGCIPTEQVNELVALIPYSDQRLRPQRTKLYVLLSVLLCLLISGLVVFFLFPHSVLVDDGGIKVVQVWFDRKNSVVLLAITATLRIRNSNFYLVTVDSLTSQVQYMNTVVGSQQITNISSIQPLSDKLVNFTVKAEMGGPFSYVYFFCTFPKVKVHNIVIFMRTSVKLSYMGRRTQSAVETYHYIDCSTNSTADPPPLPAPSTRGVALSKP